Proteins encoded within one genomic window of Arachis ipaensis cultivar K30076 chromosome B08, Araip1.1, whole genome shotgun sequence:
- the LOC107612709 gene encoding DDB1- and CUL4-associated factor homolog 1 isoform X4, with translation MLKTYSTGVLAVCLVSGGQVVEDVLTSGLSAKLMRYLRLRVLGETSSSQKEITHATDSRHASGNSSVRVRDDGRGRFRQLLEPCHLDDSRMVDDRSLDDVSLERGLDKSISGQEDSWVDGEPPDLLGKNADIREADADDEDRWHCTDISDGRMKYGEHDDNLRDDSSRRRTNRGWGRSKGKGRVNEGTVESEAIVSSPGSGSRLGQGRSVRDRTMQRNVDVRRVPDSKKNARTTSDASVLERGDNDDCFRDCRIGSRDISDIVRKAICAAEAEARSANAPDEAVKAAGDAAADLVKTTASEEFKSTNDEDAAVLAASRAASTVVDAASAVEVSRSSISINTETENVSGAEPEIVEDVEEYFIPDIQSLAQLREKYCIQCLELLGEYVEVLGPVLHEKGVDVCLALLQQNSKHREASKVALLLPDVMKLICALAAHRKFAALFVDRGGMQKLLAVPRMAQTYFGLSSCLFTIGSLQGIMERVCALPSDVVFHVVELALQLLECNQDQARKNAALFFAAAFVFRAVLDAFDSQDGLQKLLGLLNDAASVRSGVNSGALGLSSAGSLRNDRSSAEVLTSSEKQIAYHTCVALRQYFRAHLLLLVDSIRPNKSNRSAARNIPSVRAAYKPLDISNEAIDAVFLQLQKDRKLGPAFVRTRWPAVEKFLAYSGHITMLELCQAPPVERYLHDLLQYALGVLHIVTLVPSSRKMIVNATLSNNRVGIAVILDAANIVSSHVDPEIIQPALNVLVNLVCPPPSISNKPALASQSQQSASAQTSNAPPLESRDRTAERNNPDRVAAVTNQTDPRERNGESSAVDRTTTISSSQTLNNTPQTPGSATTSGLVGDRRITLGAGAGCAGLAAQLEQGYRQAREAVRSNNGIKVLLHLLQPRIYSPPAALDCLRALACRVLLGLARDDTIAHILTKLQVGKKLSELIRDSGSQTTGTEQGRWQAELSQAAIELIGIVTNSGRASTLAATDAATPTLRRIERAAIAAATPITYHSRELLLLIHEHLQASGLSQAASTLLKEAQLTPLPSLAAPSSLAQQPTTPEVSSTSIQWPSGRAPSGFLSNKLKANGRDEDVSLKIDSFSAKKKSLTFSSSFGSHSKRHLADSQQPPSRKWLSAGKESSDTSILEMASESSGKHNIDTGSHCKTPVNMPTKRKLSDLKDIGMFSSSAKRLNVGDQGLRSPIFSSSIRKTTQHADFAGLSTPISNLRSTADNGDENQYSISNPSQMMPSSQVLNDLQPNNPERVTLDSLVVQYLKHQHRQCPAPITTLPPLSLLHPHVCPEPKRSLDAPSNVTARLGTREFKLAYGGVHGNRKDRQFVYSRFRPWRTCRDDAGALLTCITFLEDSSHIAVGSHNGELKLFDSNNNNVVESYTGHQSPLTLVQSFVSGETQLLLSSSSQDVRLWDAASILTGPTHSFDGCKAARFSNSGNVFAALSTESTRREILLYDIQTCQLESKLTDTFATSTGRGHVYSLIHFSPSDSMLLWNGVLWDRRVSGPVHRFDQFTDYGGGGFHPAGNEVIINSEVWDLRKFRLLRSVPSLDQTSITFNARGDVMYAILRRNLEDVMSAVHTRRVKHPLFAAFRTVDAINYSDIATIPVDRCVLDFATESTDSFVGLITMDDQDEMYASARVYEIGRRRPTDDDSDPDDAESEEEDEDDDDDDGDVDPLLGPGFRGESDSDPDDMSNDEDDDSISELDDDEDGDFMLDDVEFDGGPGILEILTEGEEEDDEDSEVLESLSSDEEDYVGNGFGY, from the exons ATGTTGAAAACCTATTCAACAGGAGTTCTTGCTGTGTGTTTGGTTAG CGGAGGTCAAGTTGTGGAGGATGTATTGACATCTGGATTGTCAGCTAAGCTCATGCGTTATCTCCGTCTGCGTGTGCTTGGTGAGACAAGTAGCAGCCAGAAAGAAATTACTCATGCAACAGATAGTAGGCATGCATCAGGGAATAGTTCAGTCAGAGTTAGAGATGATGGTCGTGGAAGATTTCGCCAGCTCTTGGAACCTTGTCATTTAGATGATTCACGGATGGTTGATGATAGATCTTTAGATGATGTATCTCTTGAAAGGGGTCTTGATAAAAGCATTAGTGGACAAGAAGATTCCTGGGTTGATGGCGAGCCCCCTGACTTGCTTGGCAAAAATGCTGATATCCGTGAGGCAGATGCTGATGATGAGGATAGATGGCACTGTACAGATATAAGTGATGGAAGGATGAAATATGGCGAGCATGATGACAATTTGAGAGATGATTCTTCGAGAAGGCGCACAAATCGTGGATGGGGAAGATCCAAAGGAAAAGGAAGGGTCAACGAAGGGACTGTAGAAAGTGAAGCCATTGTTTCATCACCTGGTTCTGGTAGTCGACTAGGGCAGGGACGTAGTGTCAGAGATAGGACCATGCAGAGGAATGTCGATGTTAGAAGGGTGCCTGATTCTAAAAAGAATGCTAGGACAACTTCAGATGCTTCTGTTTTGGAAAGAGGGGATAATGATGATTGCTTCAGAGACTGCCGTATTGGAAGTAGAGATATTTCTGATATTGTTCGGAAAGCAATCTGTGCTGCTGAAGCTGAAGCCAGATCTGCCAATGCACCTGATGAAGCTGTTAAAGCAGCTGGTGATGCGGCTGCTGACCTTGTTAAAACCACAGCTTCGGAG GAGTTTAAATCCACTAATGATGAGGATGCTGCTGTTTTGGCTGCTTCAAGGGCTGCATCCACTGTTGTTGATGCTGCATCTGCAGTTGAGGTTTCAAG GAGCTCCATTAGTATCAATACTGAAACAGAGAATGTGAGTGGCGCAGAACCGGAAATTGTTGAGGATGTTGAAGAGTACTTCATCCCAGATATCCAATCCCTTGCACAATTGAGGGAAAAGTATTGCATTCAGTGCCTTGAGTTACTTGGAGAATATGTAGAAGTTCTTGGCCCCGTGTTACATGAAAAGGGAGTAGATGTATGTCTTGCTCTTCTGCAGCAAAATTCCAAACATCGGGAGGCATCCAAGGTTGCTTTACTGTTGCCTGATGTCATGAAGCTGATATGTGCTTTGGCTGCTCATAGGAAATTTGCTGCACTATTTGTGGACCGTGGGGGAATGCAAAAGCTGCTAGCTGTCCCTAGAATGGCTCAAACTTACTTCGGCCTATCGTCTTGTCTATTTACCATTGGTTCCCTTCAG GGAATAATGGAAAGGGTTTGTGCTCTTCCGTCAGACGTCGTTTTTCATGTTGTTGAGTTGGCTCTCCAACTCCTGGAGTGCAACCAAGATCAAGCGCGCAAAAATGCGGCATTGTTTTTTGCCGCTGCATTTGTCTTCAGAGCAGTTCTTGATGCTTTTGATTCTCAAGATGGATTACAGAAATTACTTGGTCTTCTAAATGATGCTGCGTCGGTAAGGTCTGGAGTAAATTCTGGAGCCTTGGGCTTATCAAGTGCAGGATCTCTTCGGAATGATCGATCATCTGCAGAAGTGCTGACATCATCTGAGAAGCAGATTGCCTACCACACTTGTGTTGCTTTGCGACAATATTTCAGGGCACATCTCCTTTTATTAGTTGATTCAATTCGCCCAAACAAAAGTAACCGTAGTGCTGCTAGGAACATCCCAAGTGTAAGGGCCGCGTACAAGCCACTTGATATCAGTAATGAGGCCATAGATGCAGTATTCCTACAATTACAAAAAGATCGGAAGCTTGGTCCTGCATTTGTAAGAACTCGCTGGCCAGCTGTGGAGAAATTCTTGGCTTATAGTGGCCATATTACTATGTTGGAATTGTGTCAG GCCCCACCTGTGGAACGATATCTGCATGATTTGCTCCAGTATGCATTGGGTGTTCTGCATATTGTGACTTTGGTACCTAGCAGTCGTAAGATGATTGTAAATGCAACACTAAGCAATAATCGTGTTGGTATAGCAGTGATTTTGGATGCTGCAAATATTGTTAGTAGTCATGTGGATCCGGAG ATCATCCAGCCAGCATTAAATGTTTTGGTCAACCTTGTTTGCCCTCCACCTTCAATCAGCAATAAACCTGCTTTGGCTTCACAAAGTCAACAGTCTGCTTCTGCCCAGACCTCAAATGCTCCACCCTTGGAGAGTAGAGACAGGACTGCTGAACGTAATAACCCGGATAGAGTGGCTGCTGTTACCAATCAGACTGATCCTAGAGAAAGGAATGGGGAATCCAGTGCTGTAGATCGAACAACAACAATATCTAGTTCACAAACACTGAATAACACTCCACAAACTCCTGGTTCTGCAACAACCTCAGGATTAGTTGGCGACCGGAGAATCACTCTGGGTGCTGGAGCAGGTTGTGCTGGCCTAGCTGCACAACTAGAACAAGGATATCGTCAAGCAAGAGAAGCTGTTCGTTCTAATAATGGTATAAAGGTTCTTTTGCATCTCCTCCAACCTCGCATATATTCACCACCTGCTGCTCTAGATTGCCTTCGTGCTCTAGCATGTCGAGTCCTACTTGGATTAGCTAGAGATGATACAATTGCACACATATTGACGAAGCTTCAG GTTGGGAAAAAGCTTTCAGAGCTAATTCGCGATTCAGGCAGCCAGACAACTGGAACAGAGCAGGGCAGGTGGCAAGCTGAACTTTCCCAGGCTGCAATTGAGTTGATCGGG ATTGTGACTAATTCAGGGCGTGCAAGTACATTAGCTGCTACTGATGCAGCTACTCCTACCTTGAGGCGCATAGAAAGAGCAGCTATAGCTGCTGCTACTCCTATTACATACCATTcaag GGAACTTTTGCTCCTAATTCATGAACACCTGCAGGCATCTGGATTGTCACAAGCTGCTTCTACGTTGCTTAAAGAGGCTCAATTGACTCCCTTACCATCATTGGCTGCTCCATCTTCTCTTGCACAACAGCCAACAACACCAGAAGTTTCCTCAACATCAATTCAGTGGCCATCTGGCCGGGCCCCTTCTGGATTTCTCAGTAATAAATTAAAAGCTAATGGAAGGGATGAGGATGTCAGCTTGAAAATTGATTCTTTCTCTGCAAAGAAAAAATCATTGACCTTTTCATCATCTTTTGGTTCACATTCAAAACGTCACCTTGCTGATTCACAGCAGCCCCCATCCAGAAAATGGTTAAGTGCTGGGAAGGAATCTTCAGATACTAGTATTCTAGAGATGGCATCTGAATCCTCAGGGAAACATAACATTGATACTGGATCTCACTGTAAGACTCCAGTGAACATGCCAACAAAGCGCAAGCTTTCTGATTTAAAGGATATAGGAATGTTCTCATCATCTGCCAAGCGGTTAAATGTTGGGGACCAAGGACTTCGCTCTCCTATTTTTTCAAGTTCAATACGGAAAACTACTCAGCATGCTGATTTTGCCGGGCTTTCTACACCAATTTCTAACCTAAGAAGTACAGCTGACAATGGGGATGAGAACCAATACAGTATTTCAAATCCAAGTCAGATGATGCCATCCTCCCAAGTGTTAAATGATCTTCAGCCCAACAACCCAGAACGAGTTACCCTTGATTCTCTAGTGGTTCAATATTTAAAGCATCAGCATCGCCAATGCCCAGCTCCTATTACCACTCTTCCTCCACTCTCTCTTCTTCATCCTCATGTTTGTCCTGAGCCAAAGCGAAGCTTAGACGCGCCTTCTAATGTGACTGCTCGGCTTGGTACACGTGAATTTAAACTTGCATATGGAGGAGTGCATGGGAATCGCAAGGATAGGCAATTTGTTTACAGCAGGTTTAGGCCATGGCGCACTTGTAGGGATGATGCTGGTGCCTTGTTAACATGCATTACCTTCCTTGAGGACTCTTCTCATATTGCTGTTGGGAGCCACAATGGGGAGCTAAAATTGTTCGACTCTAACAACAACAACGTGGTGGAGAGCTACACCGGTCACCAGTCTCCTTTGACGCTTGTTCAGTCTTTTGTTTCTGGTGAGACGCAGCTGTTGCTTTCATCAAGCTCCCAAGATGTTAGGCTGTGGGATGCAGCATCAATTTTGACTGGTCCTACCCATTCATTTGATGGATGCAAGGCTGCCAGGTTTAGCAATTCTGGGAATGTCTTTGCAGCCTTGTCAACTGAATCTACGCGGCGGGAAATCCTCCTGTATGATATCCAAACTTGTCAGCTAGAATCGAAGTTGACAGATACATTTGCAACTTCTACTGGGCGTGGTCATGTGTATTCTTTAATCCACTTTAGCCCCTCTGACTCAATGCTGCTTTGGAATGGTGTCCTGTGGGACCGGCGGGTTTCTGGCCCTGTTCATCGTTTTGATCAGTTCACAGACTATGGAGGTGGAGGCTTTCATCCTGCTGGTAATGAG GTAATTATAAACTCAGAAGTCTGGGATCTGCGCAAGTTCAGGCTACTACGTAGTGTTCCTTCATTAGATCAAACATCAATAACATTCAATGCACGTGGTGATGTAATGTATGCAATCTTGAGGAGAAATCTTGAAGATGTGATGTCAGCAGTCCACACACGTCGTGTCAAGCATCCTCTTTTTGCTGCATTCCGAACAGTTGATGCAATTAATTATTCTGACATAGCTACTATACCTGTGGATCGCTGTGTCCTTGATTTTGCAACTGAGTCAACAGATTCATTTGTTGGGTTGATTACTATGGATGATCAAGATGAGATGTATGCATCGGCTAGAGTCTATGAAATTGGTCGCCGGAGACCAACTGATGATGATTCTGATCCCGATGATGCAGAAAGTGAGGAGGAAGATGAGGATGACgacgatgatgatggtgatgtaGATCCACTGTTAGGCCCTGGTTTCCGTGGTGAGAGCGATAGTGATCCTGATGACATGAgcaatgatgaagatgatgatagtATAAGTGAacttgatgatgatgaagatggtGACTTTATGTTGGATGATGTCGAGTTTGACGGAGGACCTGGGATATTGGAGATTTTGACGGAGGGGGAAGAGGAGGATGATGAAGACAGTGAAGTACTCGAATCCTTAAGTAGCGATGAAGAGGATTATGTGGGTAATGGCTTTGGTTATTAA
- the LOC107612709 gene encoding DDB1- and CUL4-associated factor homolog 1 isoform X3: MKKTIPRKRRRNLSPRLTGSWRRLSLRPITLSPRFSTPWPLSSKRKSHECRYMEENGYSSSSNARAAHNIGRLGSLIRENDEFFELISSKFLAESTYSTAVQAATCRLLLCCSLTWIYPHVFDEPVLDCIKEWVLDDNGRLSAEEQNLKHNSGRRDASDSEMLKTYSTGVLAVCLVSGGQVVEDVLTSGLSAKLMRYLRLRVLGETSSSQKEITHATDSRHASGNSSVRVRDDGRGRFRQLLEPCHLDDSRMVDDRSLDDVSLERGLDKSISGQEDSWVDGEPPDLLGKNADIREADADDEDRWHCTDISDGRMKYGEHDDNLRDDSSRRRTNRGWGRSKGKGRVNEGTVESEAIVSSPGSGSRLGQGRSVRDRTMQRNVDVRRVPDSKKNARTTSDASVLERGDNDDCFRDCRIGSRDISDIVRKAICAAEAEARSANAPDEAVKAAGDAAADLVKTTASEEFKSTNDEDAAVLAASRAASTVVDAASAVEVSRSSISINTETENVSGAEPEIVEDVEEYFIPDIQSLAQLREKYCIQCLELLGEYVEVLGPVLHEKGVDVCLALLQQNSKHREASKVALLLPDVMKLICALAAHRKFAALFVDRGGMQKLLAVPRMAQTYFGLSSCLFTIGSLQGIMERVCALPSDVVFHVVELALQLLECNQDQARKNAALFFAAAFVFRAVLDAFDSQDGLQKLLGLLNDAASVRSGVNSGALGLSSAGSLRNDRSSAEVLTSSEKQIAYHTCVALRQYFRAHLLLLVDSIRPNKSNRSAARNIPSVRAAYKPLDISNEAIDAVFLQLQKDRKLGPAFVRTRWPAVEKFLAYSGHITMLELCQAPPVERYLHDLLQYALGVLHIVTLVPSSRKMIVNATLSNNRVGIAVILDAANIVSSHVDPEIIQPALNVLVNLVCPPPSISNKPALASQSQQSASAQTSNAPPLESRDRTAERNNPDRVAAVTNQTDPRERNGESSAVDRTTTISSSQTLNNTPQTPGSATTSGLVGDRRITLGAGAGCAGLAAQLEQGYRQAREAVRSNNGIKVLLHLLQPRIYSPPAALDCLRALACRVLLGLARDDTIAHILTKLQVGKKLSELIRDSGSQTTGTEQGRWQAELSQAAIELIGIVTNSGRASTLAATDAATPTLRRIERAAIAAATPITYHSRELLLLIHEHLQASGLSQAASTLLKEAQLTPLPSLAAPSSLAQQPTTPEVSSTSIQWPSGRAPSGFLSNKLKANGRDEDVSLKIDSFSAKKKSLTFSSSFGSHSKRHLADSQQPPSRKWLSAGKESSDTSILEMASESSGKHNIDTGSHCKTPVNMPTKRKLSDLKDIGMFSSSAKRLNVGDQGLRSPIFSSSIRKTTQHADFAGLSTPISNLRSTADNGDENQYSISNPSQMMPSSQVLNDLQPNNPERVTLDSLVVQYLKHQHRQCPAPITTLPPLSLLHPHVCPEPKRSLDAPSNVTARLGTREFKLAYGGVHGNRKDRQFVYSRFRPWRTCRDDAGALLTCITFLEDSSHIAVGSHNGELKLFDSNNNNVVESYTGHQSPLTLVQSFVSGETQLLLSSSSQDVRLWDAASILTGPTHSFDGCKAARFSNSGNVFAALSTESTRREILLYDIQTCQLESKLTDTFATSTGRGHVYSLIHFSPSDSMLLWNGVLWDRRVSGPVHRFDQFTDYGGGGFHPAGNEVIINSEVWDLRKFRLLRSVPSLDQTSITFNARGDVMYAILRRNLEDVMSAVHTRRVKHPLFAAFRTVDAINYSDIATIPVDRCVLDFATESTDSFVGLITMDDQDEMYASARVYEIGRRRPTDDDSDPDDAESEEEDEDDDDDDGDVDPLLGPGFRGESDSDPDDMSNDEDDDSISELDDDEDGDFMLDDVEFDGGPGILEILTEGEEEDDEDSEVLESLSSDEEDYVGNGFGY; this comes from the exons atgaagaaGACGATTccaagaaagaggaggaggaacttGTCGCCAAGGTTAACAGGCTCATGGAGAAGATTATCTCTGCGCCCGATAACCCTAAGCCCGCGGTTCTCCACGCCCTGGCCTCTATCCTCGAAACGCAAGAGTCACG AATGTAGATACATGGAAGAGAATGGTTATTCTTCTTCAAGTAATGCCCGTGCTGCCCATAACATTGGGCGCCTTGGGAGCTTAATTCGG GAAAATGACGAGTTCTTTGAGTTGATATCTTCGAAGTTTCTGGCAGAATCGACGTACTCAACTGCCGTTCAAGCTGCCACTTGTAGACTTCTCTTATGCTGTTCACTGACTTGGATt TATCCTCATGTTTTTGACGAACCTGTACTGGACTGCATCAAAGAGTGGGTGCTGGATGATAATGGTAGACTATCTGCTGAAGAGCAAAATCTGAAGCATAACTCAGGGAGAAGGGATGCCTCAGATTCTGAAATGTTGAAAACCTATTCAACAGGAGTTCTTGCTGTGTGTTTGGTTAG CGGAGGTCAAGTTGTGGAGGATGTATTGACATCTGGATTGTCAGCTAAGCTCATGCGTTATCTCCGTCTGCGTGTGCTTGGTGAGACAAGTAGCAGCCAGAAAGAAATTACTCATGCAACAGATAGTAGGCATGCATCAGGGAATAGTTCAGTCAGAGTTAGAGATGATGGTCGTGGAAGATTTCGCCAGCTCTTGGAACCTTGTCATTTAGATGATTCACGGATGGTTGATGATAGATCTTTAGATGATGTATCTCTTGAAAGGGGTCTTGATAAAAGCATTAGTGGACAAGAAGATTCCTGGGTTGATGGCGAGCCCCCTGACTTGCTTGGCAAAAATGCTGATATCCGTGAGGCAGATGCTGATGATGAGGATAGATGGCACTGTACAGATATAAGTGATGGAAGGATGAAATATGGCGAGCATGATGACAATTTGAGAGATGATTCTTCGAGAAGGCGCACAAATCGTGGATGGGGAAGATCCAAAGGAAAAGGAAGGGTCAACGAAGGGACTGTAGAAAGTGAAGCCATTGTTTCATCACCTGGTTCTGGTAGTCGACTAGGGCAGGGACGTAGTGTCAGAGATAGGACCATGCAGAGGAATGTCGATGTTAGAAGGGTGCCTGATTCTAAAAAGAATGCTAGGACAACTTCAGATGCTTCTGTTTTGGAAAGAGGGGATAATGATGATTGCTTCAGAGACTGCCGTATTGGAAGTAGAGATATTTCTGATATTGTTCGGAAAGCAATCTGTGCTGCTGAAGCTGAAGCCAGATCTGCCAATGCACCTGATGAAGCTGTTAAAGCAGCTGGTGATGCGGCTGCTGACCTTGTTAAAACCACAGCTTCGGAG GAGTTTAAATCCACTAATGATGAGGATGCTGCTGTTTTGGCTGCTTCAAGGGCTGCATCCACTGTTGTTGATGCTGCATCTGCAGTTGAGGTTTCAAG GAGCTCCATTAGTATCAATACTGAAACAGAGAATGTGAGTGGCGCAGAACCGGAAATTGTTGAGGATGTTGAAGAGTACTTCATCCCAGATATCCAATCCCTTGCACAATTGAGGGAAAAGTATTGCATTCAGTGCCTTGAGTTACTTGGAGAATATGTAGAAGTTCTTGGCCCCGTGTTACATGAAAAGGGAGTAGATGTATGTCTTGCTCTTCTGCAGCAAAATTCCAAACATCGGGAGGCATCCAAGGTTGCTTTACTGTTGCCTGATGTCATGAAGCTGATATGTGCTTTGGCTGCTCATAGGAAATTTGCTGCACTATTTGTGGACCGTGGGGGAATGCAAAAGCTGCTAGCTGTCCCTAGAATGGCTCAAACTTACTTCGGCCTATCGTCTTGTCTATTTACCATTGGTTCCCTTCAG GGAATAATGGAAAGGGTTTGTGCTCTTCCGTCAGACGTCGTTTTTCATGTTGTTGAGTTGGCTCTCCAACTCCTGGAGTGCAACCAAGATCAAGCGCGCAAAAATGCGGCATTGTTTTTTGCCGCTGCATTTGTCTTCAGAGCAGTTCTTGATGCTTTTGATTCTCAAGATGGATTACAGAAATTACTTGGTCTTCTAAATGATGCTGCGTCGGTAAGGTCTGGAGTAAATTCTGGAGCCTTGGGCTTATCAAGTGCAGGATCTCTTCGGAATGATCGATCATCTGCAGAAGTGCTGACATCATCTGAGAAGCAGATTGCCTACCACACTTGTGTTGCTTTGCGACAATATTTCAGGGCACATCTCCTTTTATTAGTTGATTCAATTCGCCCAAACAAAAGTAACCGTAGTGCTGCTAGGAACATCCCAAGTGTAAGGGCCGCGTACAAGCCACTTGATATCAGTAATGAGGCCATAGATGCAGTATTCCTACAATTACAAAAAGATCGGAAGCTTGGTCCTGCATTTGTAAGAACTCGCTGGCCAGCTGTGGAGAAATTCTTGGCTTATAGTGGCCATATTACTATGTTGGAATTGTGTCAG GCCCCACCTGTGGAACGATATCTGCATGATTTGCTCCAGTATGCATTGGGTGTTCTGCATATTGTGACTTTGGTACCTAGCAGTCGTAAGATGATTGTAAATGCAACACTAAGCAATAATCGTGTTGGTATAGCAGTGATTTTGGATGCTGCAAATATTGTTAGTAGTCATGTGGATCCGGAG ATCATCCAGCCAGCATTAAATGTTTTGGTCAACCTTGTTTGCCCTCCACCTTCAATCAGCAATAAACCTGCTTTGGCTTCACAAAGTCAACAGTCTGCTTCTGCCCAGACCTCAAATGCTCCACCCTTGGAGAGTAGAGACAGGACTGCTGAACGTAATAACCCGGATAGAGTGGCTGCTGTTACCAATCAGACTGATCCTAGAGAAAGGAATGGGGAATCCAGTGCTGTAGATCGAACAACAACAATATCTAGTTCACAAACACTGAATAACACTCCACAAACTCCTGGTTCTGCAACAACCTCAGGATTAGTTGGCGACCGGAGAATCACTCTGGGTGCTGGAGCAGGTTGTGCTGGCCTAGCTGCACAACTAGAACAAGGATATCGTCAAGCAAGAGAAGCTGTTCGTTCTAATAATGGTATAAAGGTTCTTTTGCATCTCCTCCAACCTCGCATATATTCACCACCTGCTGCTCTAGATTGCCTTCGTGCTCTAGCATGTCGAGTCCTACTTGGATTAGCTAGAGATGATACAATTGCACACATATTGACGAAGCTTCAG GTTGGGAAAAAGCTTTCAGAGCTAATTCGCGATTCAGGCAGCCAGACAACTGGAACAGAGCAGGGCAGGTGGCAAGCTGAACTTTCCCAGGCTGCAATTGAGTTGATCGGG ATTGTGACTAATTCAGGGCGTGCAAGTACATTAGCTGCTACTGATGCAGCTACTCCTACCTTGAGGCGCATAGAAAGAGCAGCTATAGCTGCTGCTACTCCTATTACATACCATTcaag GGAACTTTTGCTCCTAATTCATGAACACCTGCAGGCATCTGGATTGTCACAAGCTGCTTCTACGTTGCTTAAAGAGGCTCAATTGACTCCCTTACCATCATTGGCTGCTCCATCTTCTCTTGCACAACAGCCAACAACACCAGAAGTTTCCTCAACATCAATTCAGTGGCCATCTGGCCGGGCCCCTTCTGGATTTCTCAGTAATAAATTAAAAGCTAATGGAAGGGATGAGGATGTCAGCTTGAAAATTGATTCTTTCTCTGCAAAGAAAAAATCATTGACCTTTTCATCATCTTTTGGTTCACATTCAAAACGTCACCTTGCTGATTCACAGCAGCCCCCATCCAGAAAATGGTTAAGTGCTGGGAAGGAATCTTCAGATACTAGTATTCTAGAGATGGCATCTGAATCCTCAGGGAAACATAACATTGATACTGGATCTCACTGTAAGACTCCAGTGAACATGCCAACAAAGCGCAAGCTTTCTGATTTAAAGGATATAGGAATGTTCTCATCATCTGCCAAGCGGTTAAATGTTGGGGACCAAGGACTTCGCTCTCCTATTTTTTCAAGTTCAATACGGAAAACTACTCAGCATGCTGATTTTGCCGGGCTTTCTACACCAATTTCTAACCTAAGAAGTACAGCTGACAATGGGGATGAGAACCAATACAGTATTTCAAATCCAAGTCAGATGATGCCATCCTCCCAAGTGTTAAATGATCTTCAGCCCAACAACCCAGAACGAGTTACCCTTGATTCTCTAGTGGTTCAATATTTAAAGCATCAGCATCGCCAATGCCCAGCTCCTATTACCACTCTTCCTCCACTCTCTCTTCTTCATCCTCATGTTTGTCCTGAGCCAAAGCGAAGCTTAGACGCGCCTTCTAATGTGACTGCTCGGCTTGGTACACGTGAATTTAAACTTGCATATGGAGGAGTGCATGGGAATCGCAAGGATAGGCAATTTGTTTACAGCAGGTTTAGGCCATGGCGCACTTGTAGGGATGATGCTGGTGCCTTGTTAACATGCATTACCTTCCTTGAGGACTCTTCTCATATTGCTGTTGGGAGCCACAATGGGGAGCTAAAATTGTTCGACTCTAACAACAACAACGTGGTGGAGAGCTACACCGGTCACCAGTCTCCTTTGACGCTTGTTCAGTCTTTTGTTTCTGGTGAGACGCAGCTGTTGCTTTCATCAAGCTCCCAAGATGTTAGGCTGTGGGATGCAGCATCAATTTTGACTGGTCCTACCCATTCATTTGATGGATGCAAGGCTGCCAGGTTTAGCAATTCTGGGAATGTCTTTGCAGCCTTGTCAACTGAATCTACGCGGCGGGAAATCCTCCTGTATGATATCCAAACTTGTCAGCTAGAATCGAAGTTGACAGATACATTTGCAACTTCTACTGGGCGTGGTCATGTGTATTCTTTAATCCACTTTAGCCCCTCTGACTCAATGCTGCTTTGGAATGGTGTCCTGTGGGACCGGCGGGTTTCTGGCCCTGTTCATCGTTTTGATCAGTTCACAGACTATGGAGGTGGAGGCTTTCATCCTGCTGGTAATGAG GTAATTATAAACTCAGAAGTCTGGGATCTGCGCAAGTTCAGGCTACTACGTAGTGTTCCTTCATTAGATCAAACATCAATAACATTCAATGCACGTGGTGATGTAATGTATGCAATCTTGAGGAGAAATCTTGAAGATGTGATGTCAGCAGTCCACACACGTCGTGTCAAGCATCCTCTTTTTGCTGCATTCCGAACAGTTGATGCAATTAATTATTCTGACATAGCTACTATACCTGTGGATCGCTGTGTCCTTGATTTTGCAACTGAGTCAACAGATTCATTTGTTGGGTTGATTACTATGGATGATCAAGATGAGATGTATGCATCGGCTAGAGTCTATGAAATTGGTCGCCGGAGACCAACTGATGATGATTCTGATCCCGATGATGCAGAAAGTGAGGAGGAAGATGAGGATGACgacgatgatgatggtgatgtaGATCCACTGTTAGGCCCTGGTTTCCGTGGTGAGAGCGATAGTGATCCTGATGACATGAgcaatgatgaagatgatgatagtATAAGTGAacttgatgatgatgaagatggtGACTTTATGTTGGATGATGTCGAGTTTGACGGAGGACCTGGGATATTGGAGATTTTGACGGAGGGGGAAGAGGAGGATGATGAAGACAGTGAAGTACTCGAATCCTTAAGTAGCGATGAAGAGGATTATGTGGGTAATGGCTTTGGTTATTAA